A single genomic interval of Candidatus Binatia bacterium harbors:
- the hppD gene encoding 4-hydroxyphenylpyruvate dioxygenase, with protein sequence MARDNGNAPDDYLKIRAIDHVEFWVGNARQASYFYTHAFGFTTTAYAGLESGVRDRASYVMEQGKVRFVLSAPLGPDGELAEHVQRHGDGVRDIALEVEDVDRDYAETTKRGARGILPPTTISDENGSIRKATIATYGDTVHSFIDRSKYKGAFLPGYKSTGNRPAQGPLLYVDHMVGNVALGDMNRYVDYYRDVMGFSQWQHFDDQDISTEYSALMSKVMAGGGGRVKFPINEPAEGKRKSQIEEYLDYYRGPGVQHIALATEDIISTVSRLHDSGIAFLKAPRAYYDALPDRVGSIDENLDALAALGILVDRDEEGYLLQIFSKPVQDRPTVFYEVIQRKGSRGFGKGNFKALFEAIEREQALRGNL encoded by the coding sequence ATGGCTCGAGACAACGGAAACGCCCCAGACGACTACCTGAAGATCCGGGCGATCGACCACGTGGAGTTCTGGGTCGGGAATGCCCGCCAGGCTTCCTATTTCTACACGCACGCCTTCGGGTTCACGACCACGGCCTACGCCGGCCTGGAGAGCGGCGTCCGCGACCGGGCCTCCTACGTCATGGAGCAGGGGAAGGTCCGCTTCGTCCTGTCCGCACCGCTGGGCCCCGACGGCGAGCTGGCGGAGCACGTGCAGCGGCACGGGGACGGCGTGCGGGACATCGCGCTCGAGGTGGAGGACGTGGACCGCGACTACGCCGAGACCACGAAGCGCGGCGCCCGCGGCATCCTCCCGCCGACCACGATCTCCGACGAGAACGGCTCGATCCGCAAGGCGACGATCGCCACTTACGGCGACACCGTCCACTCGTTCATCGACCGCTCGAAGTACAAGGGAGCCTTCCTCCCCGGCTACAAGTCCACCGGAAACCGCCCGGCCCAGGGGCCGCTCCTCTACGTGGACCACATGGTCGGCAACGTGGCGCTGGGAGACATGAACCGCTACGTCGACTACTACCGCGACGTGATGGGCTTCTCGCAGTGGCAGCACTTCGACGACCAGGACATCTCCACCGAGTACTCCGCGCTCATGTCGAAGGTGATGGCGGGCGGCGGGGGGCGGGTGAAATTCCCGATCAACGAGCCGGCCGAGGGGAAGCGGAAGTCGCAGATCGAGGAATACCTCGACTATTACCGCGGCCCCGGCGTGCAGCACATCGCGCTCGCGACGGAGGACATCATCTCGACCGTCTCGCGGCTCCACGACTCGGGGATCGCCTTTCTCAAGGCGCCGCGCGCCTACTACGACGCGCTTCCCGACCGCGTCGGCTCGATCGACGAGAACCTGGACGCGCTGGCGGCGCTCGGCATCCTGGTGGACCGCGACGAAGAGGGGTACCTGCTCCAGATCTTCTCCAAGCCGGTGCAGGACCGCCCGACCGTCTTCTACGAGGTGATCCAGCGCAAGGGAAGCCGCGGCTTCGGCAAGGGGAACTTCAAGGCCCTGTTCGAAGCGATCGAGCGCGAGCAGGCGCTCCGCGGGAATCTGTAA